A single Amphiprion ocellaris isolate individual 3 ecotype Okinawa chromosome 15, ASM2253959v1, whole genome shotgun sequence DNA region contains:
- the si:ch211-199g17.2 gene encoding uncharacterized protein si:ch211-199g17.2 yields the protein MPPGVSNKSQLLESLKDYLNNKNRLQPIIGLGSIIECVKVGPQNRDSFYLCEVCICQLNKADMRNHILGSLHRFNYIKTWHPYLLSEWQENSDLSKLAWPLMEKAKVLERKEGPGHVQLLEVEDAVYQRMATHREKDAVALINSLKNRQSEPESTSLHYPVQSQRTVLLAQSQRGMSKKSLKADKKSYKTAQSEQKSLPMMQAKPPVKPEVWIENISTSQLNDTQTSPESISEKSRNFLDDYTGTKPLIGLSCVVEYRSEDGCSYCFLCHCCRIKSDKKDVTVHLTSSSHLLNYLMESCPEQVVGMTADIRDDHQLLCSLAMKVEQKEGRGELKVVNAPESFCMQLIGKSYHWCIKMLSSGWTHANIQKKRAGVRGSTVNKTSGRDVSEKYHAVLPKRAKRQTTKTKNRKMPNTVFSVSLPLTKGSILLERSSFSMDSLPVCFASPSSDEYLRLSPESQIMGSEFYDCDNGSFEVNDVECPTMCKTSQLQQNHYGGDANAGQYIPEKPLSVTLLQDAEGYANNGVYVLQSEDVTGAKDDEMYGEGAYNRQHGSQESSSQTFFKKSRNENRQTHNGLLPAVSHTMTWPPYHSSYRQEVGGAEQWHNSTSQSQAGTRVEGFGEENHKDMSFDALQHYYRQHQYTTADTGLHYNTAPVTGSVGHHYLSGEPVAYSNAAQTNLQTPLGDCLAYNGSIPSQAGVQFPDSKPRSSQTYTEFTTEHFQTAAQSYTQSTAYQAYQSGQVDQGLTSNHSTGTWTNPDPHYAYPASICGGAGVQCYHPTWPSSVLRGPLRS from the exons ATGCCGCCAG GAGTTTCAAACAAGAGCCAGCTGTTAGAATCTCTGAAGGATTATCTAAACAACAAGAACAGACTACAACCCATTATTG GCTTGGGCAGCATAATAGAATGTGTGAAAGTGGGTCCACAGAACAGAGACTCATTTTACTTGTGTGAGGTGTGCATCTGTCAACTAAATAAAGCCGACATGCGGAACCACATATTGGGAAGTCTCCACAGATTCAACTACATT AAAACCTGGCATCCGTACTTACTGTCTGAATGGCAGGAGAACTCTGATCTGTCTAAGCTGGCCTGGCCCCTGATGGAGAAAGCCAAGGTGCTTGAGAGAAAAGAGGGACCAGGACATGTCCAG TTATTAGAGGTAGAAGATGCTGTATACCAGAGGATggcaacacacagagaaaaagacG CTGTAGCTCTGATAAATTCCTTAAAGAATAGACAGAGTGAGCCTGAGTCTACGTCTTTGCACTATCCCGTCCAATCACAGAGGACGGTATTGCTTGCACAGTCCCAACGGGGAATGTCCAAGAAATCCCTCAAGGCTGACAAGAAATCATACAAGACCGCACAGTCAGAACAAAAGTCTCTGCCCATGATGCAAGCAAAACCCCCTGTCAAGCCAGAAGTCTGGATAGAAAACATCTCAACATCCCAGCTGAACGATACTCAGACATCACCTGAATCAATTTCAGAGAAAAGCAGGAACTTTCTTGATGACTACACAGGAACCAAGCCTCTTATAG GCCTTTCCtgtgtggttgagtatagaaGTGAGGATGGCTGCTCATACTGTTTCTTATGTCACTGCTGCCGCATCAAATCGGACAAAAAGGATGTCACTGTTCACCTGACCAGCTCTTCCCATCTCCTCAACTACTTG ATGGAATCTTGTCCAGAGCAAGTGGTGGGAATGACTGCAGATATCAGAGATGACCATCAGCTTCTCTGTTCACTGGCCATGAAAGTGGAGCAAAAGGAAGGCAGAGGAGAGCTGAAG GTAGTAAATGCACCAGAATCCTTCTGTATGCAACTTATTGGCAAAAGTTACCACTGGT gTATAAAGATGCTGAGTAGTGGATGGACACATGCTAACATCCAGAAAAAGAGAGCAGGTGTCAGAG GGTCAACTGTGAATAAAACCTCAGGTCGGGATGTGTCTGAGAAATACCATGCAGTGCTGCCAAAACgggcaaaaagacaaacaacaaagacgAAAAACAGGAAGATGCCCAATACTGTGTTCAGCGTAAGCCTGCCTCTTACCAAAGGTTCAATTCTGCTGGAGAGGTCGTCTTTCAGCATGGACAGCCTCCCTGTGTGTTTTGCATCACCTTCATCTGATGAGTACCTCCGTCTCTCTCCAGAGTCTCAGATAATGGGCTCTGAATTTTATGACTGTGATAATGGATCATTTGAGGTTAACGATGTTGAATGTCCCACAATGTGCAAAACCTCACAACTACAACAAAATCACTATGGTGGAGATGCAAATGCTGGCCAATACATACCAGAAAAACCCTTATCCGTCACTCTGTTGCAAGATGCAGAAGGATACGCCAATAATGGTGTATACGTCCTCCAGTCAGAGGATGTAACTGGGGCAAAAGACGATGAGATGTATGGGGAAGGGGCTTACAACAGACAGCATGGTTCTCAAGAAAGTTCGAGTCAGACGTTCTTTAAAAAGTCAAGAAATGAGAACCGCCAGACGCACAATGGACTGTTGCCTGCTGTGTCCCACACTATGACCTGGCCACCGTATCACTCTTCCTACAGGCAAGAGGTGGGTGGCGCTGAGCAGTGGCACAATTCAACTTCACAGAGTCAAGCTGGAACAAGAGTGGAAGGCTTTGGAGAAGAGAACCACAAGGACATGAGCTTTGATGCTCTTCAACATTATTACCGACAACACCAGTACACGACAGCAGACACAGGTCTTCATTACAACACAGCTCCTGTGACGGGCAGTGTGGGGCATCACTATCTGTCTGGTGAGCCGGTTGCTTATTCAAACGCCGCCCAGACAAACCTGCAGACTCCCTTAGGAGATTGTCTCGCATACAACGGCAGCATTCCATCACAGGCTGGAGTACAGTTTCCTGACAGTAAGCCGAGATCATCACAAACGTACACGGAGTTCACCACCGAGCATTTCCAGACAGCTGCACAAAGCTACACACAGTCTACAGCCTATCAGGCCTATCAATCTGGCCAAGTAGACCAGGGGTTGACATCTAACCACAGCACTGGAACCTGGACAAACCCTGACCCGCATTATGCTTATCCAGCCAGCATCTGTGGTGGTGCTGGGGTCCAGTGCTATCATCCAACCTGGCCAAGCTCTGTGTTACGGGGCCCTCTCAGATCTTAA